CATATTATCTCTTATGGGGAACTTAATGAAAGCTTTGAGATGTTAAGTCAAAATGTAACATGAGTGATTTTGACTTAAACCCCTTCAGGTAAATCAGATAAACTGCTTGTAGTAAAAGTGAAAGTTGAAACTCGAGTTGTTCAGGAAACTTGTGTCACCGAAACTTAAGAGTGGGCCCTGAACACCGCACCCCACCCTTTTTATCCGCTGCAGGTGACACCCAATCAGAGCAGGGCTCGGGGCCGCGCCCTGCCTGTATCGGACTTCATGGACGCGCTGCAGGTAGACCACAGGTGTGTTGTCCCGCTGCAGTTTGAAGGAGACTCACGCGGACCACACAACCGTGAGCTCTGAAGAAAAGTGAATGAAGGCTTCACGGTAGAAGACAgagtgaatttaaaaaaaaacttctaGAGGAGAATATGTTCCCAATTTAACTGTTTTTTCCCGACTGTGCCTGTTGGATGGATTGATTGATATTCGCATCAATTTGGATTCCTGTGTAGGGGCTGCGGGTTTTTGTGCACCATGGATTTAAGCATTACCAGAAGAACAGGAGTTTTACTCTTTATCTTCACGTTTTCAAGTCTTCTGTATGGCTCCAGAGGAGAAATCCCACAAAAACCAACTGGCGGTGTCACGATTCTGCCCCCGATTAAGCCCGATAATGGCCCCCAGGCCTTTCCAGACGCGGAAAAGGCAAGTTTACCAGTGTTTACAATGGACTACCAAAGAATACAGATACCATTTGAGATCACTCTCTGGGTGCTGCTGGCGTCATTCGCAAAGATTGGTGAGTAACAAGCTCGAACTAGTGATTTTATTGACTCTGCTTATTTAGTCAATAATAAGTGTGACCTCTTTTATAGAGGGTGCAGGTGAGCTCTTTGAAGGTAGCCCTGTTGCTGTTTTTGAACTAAAGTCACTTCTCTTTTCTCAGGTTTCCATGTGTACCACAAGATCACCATCTGGGTGCCAGAGTCGTGCCTTCTGATCTCCATTGGTCTGATCGTGGGGGGCATCATGCACTCAGTCCACGAGGAGCCCCCTGCTGTGCTCACCAGCACTGCCTTCTTCCTCTACATGCTGCCCCCGATCGTCCTCGACTCGGGCTACTTCATGCCCACCAGGCCTTTCTTTGAGAACATCGGCACGGTCCGTTACAAATACAGCCACAGTTTCCTGACACAGATTTAACTTCCCTGTAAAACACAATTTGACATTTCTGTTGGCAGGTGTTGTGGTTCGCTGTGGTGGGGACTTTGTGGAACAGCATCGGCATTGGCATGTCTCTGTTTGCCATCTGCCAGATTGAGGCCTTTGGTGTGCAGGACATCAACCTCCAGGAGAACCTGCTGTTTGCCACCATCATCTCGGCCGTGGACCCCGTGGCCGTGCTGAGCGTGTTTGAAGACGTGTCTGTGAACGAGCAGCTGTACATCGTGGTGTTCGGGGAATGCCTCTTCAATGATGCTGTCACTGTGGTGAGTGGGCCGAGGCTGAGACCACCCGAGTGTTTGTGCCGGTTGATGTGGCTTGTTGGCCTGCTCTCGCTTGTTATGACAACATTCAGAGCAGTTAGCAGGGTGCCACTACAAGCTGTtcttattgtgttgtgttgtgggcTCTTACCTTGAGGGCGCACACAGGGGCTTCACATGTGGACAGATAAAATACAGGTTGTTTGGGAAAGTGGTTAACTAGATTAACCCTTAAAGTAATTCTTCATGCAGAAATGGTAGAAAATcctttgctttgtttgtatatcacatttaaaaacatcttattattattattattattattattatgtatatttattagaCCAAAAGATCATTAGATGATGAAAATAGTCGTTAGTTGCAGTCCGAATTGTGTAAGTGCTGCAACTAGTGTGGGAACAAAGCAgaatcgcacacacacacagttcatcaTGGAGACCATTGTAACTCCACCTACCATTTAACACCCAGTTTGGACCCTTACTTTTAAGACGGCTATTATATGAAATGGTAGATCCAGTATCTCTTTGTCTGGAGCTTTTCTATTCTTTCCCTAAAAGCTCAGCTCAGGTTTCACCAGATACTGTAAAGTCAGTCTCTTTTCTGGGTTCGTCTGCATGTATGATAACATGACGTGTATCAGGGCACTGGCGAGATTGCTGAACAGATACATTTCTGAAGTAATGTTGTTGGAGGAAGATGCGTCCACATGTGTGAACCGTGTTTCTTTAGAAGCGAGTTTGCTCAGATGCCGCCAAACCAGTTTCTGAGGTCACTGTTGCATTTGGCTGTTTGGGAGGAGTTAACACATCATCTGAAACTTGACTGAACTGAGCTCATTctcacatttcccccccccccccccccccccaccctcttcTTATTGTGTCCAAACACACCGACCCACCTACAATAACCGGCTCTTAGCTTTGGCGTGGCGATGCTTTTGTTTAGTACACAGTAGCGGAGCTGATGCAGACGGTGAAGACAAACATTTACTCAGGAGACCGGGACAGCCCAGGCGTGGTCTGCACCGACCGCTTCAAACAAGATGGAATATTTGCCAAAAGTAGAAATGCTTCCAATGAGCACGGCACTCACTGGTTAGACAAGTAGGGGTGGAGGAAACCCACAGAGAGTGTGATTCCAGAGTCCCTCGCTCTGCCCTTGACTGAGAGTGCCATGTTATCATCTGTATCTGCGCTCTGCAAATTCAAAAAGAGGAACTGTTGCCGCCTGACTCGACACACACATCCGCTTTCTTTAAATGTTATGCATGTAAACTttaacttgactggttggcagAGAGCAAAACTATAAAGCGTCACTCGCTGTTTACTGTAAATGACCCATGTGCCAGGTAGTTATGTGTATTAAGGACTTTATGAACACTGTTACACATACAAGTGATCGTCTCAGTAAAATGTGCTCTGTTTGctgttttctctttgctttaGGCGTTTACGTGATTTTCAACATCTACATATTTCTATCTTTCTCTGTAAAGATGTTAAACTGCCACATCACCATGAAAACCGCAGCGAGTTGAAAAGGAACAAAGACGATTGCTCTGTTTCCGTGACTCATGTCGTGCACTTGGTGTAATGACATTATCAAATTGCAAACAGTGCAGagtaaatatttcaataaatcACTGttatctgcctgtgtgtgtgtgtgtgtgtgtgtgtgtgtgtgtgtgtgtgtgtgtgtgtgtgtgtgtgtgtgtgtgcacatataaaACTCTTTGTCTGCACGAGTGTTTCAACATGTGCGTGTTTTCAGGTGTTGTACAACATGTTCAACTTCGTGGCGGATATGCCGGTGGTGGAGCCAGTGGATGTTTTCCTTGGGGTGGCGCGGTTCTTCGTGGTCGGGTTTGGCGGGATGGGCTTCGGCATCCTGTTTGGCTTCGTGGCCGCCTTCACTACGAGATTCACCTCCAGGGTCCGAGAAATCGAGCCCCTCTTCATATTCATGTACAGCTACCTGGCCTACCTGGTGGCCGAGCTCTTCGCCATCTCATCCATCATGGCGTGAGTAGAACAGTGTTTTACAGTTTCACGTGTGTAAcgctggaagaagaagaagaagaaacgcaGCTGTGGTTtatgtgtttctgcagcattGTGACCTGTGCGCTCACCATGAAGTACTACGTGGAGGAAAACGTTTCCCAGCGTTCCTGCACAACCATCCGCCACGTGATCAAGATGCTTGGCTCCATCTCCGAGaccctcatcttcttcttcctgggGGTCGTCACCATTACAACAGAACACGAGTGGAACTGGGGCTACATCCTGTTCACGCTGCTGTTTGCTTTTGTATGGAGAGGTCTCGGTAAGGAGGGCCGGGGGTGTCTGTGGCATGCTAGAGGCCAggctttgtttgtctttgcaaaCGTCCCCATTTAGTTTGTGTCGTGCAAACACTGAAGGACGCACAAGCACAAGCTGGTGGcaacaaaggcaggaagtaagACTGCTAGCAAGTCAACAAGGATGCAAACTATTttgctttgtaaatgttttataatggaAAAATGTAACGGTAAAGTTGTGCACTGAGCGGAACAGTCGAGTGATGAGTCTCTGTGGCTTCACAACTACaagcgacccccccccccccttgtagTGCGTGCAGCTTTATACTTTACTCTTTATTCCTTCCCTCCCAGGTATCCTGGTGCTGACTCAGATCATTAACCCTTTCCGCACAATCCCATTCAACTTGCAAGACCAATTTGGTCTGGCCTACGGTGGTCTGCGAGGTGCAATCTCATTCGCCTTGGTCTTCACTCTTCCTGATAACATTGGCCGCAAGCCGCTCTTCGTCACCGCCACCATCGCTATAATCCTCTTCACTGTCTTTCTTCAGGTACTGCTGCAATAAGAATTATGtatctttaaatgaaatgaaagtattTTGACGGTCAGTTTGGATTTTAAAAGTCTTCTCATGTTTCTCTGGGTTCTGCTGCATCTGTgatctgtctctcctcagggcATCAGCATTCGACCTTTGATCGAGTTCATTAACGTCCGCAGAACCATCCGCAATCTTGACACTATCAACGCAGAGATTCACTCCAGGGTACGACACAAGACTGTGACTGTTGTACATGTGGGAGACGGttcgtgtgtgttttgtgcaccGGGTTAACAGTTCTCCCCTTCTGCTCTCAGCTCATGGAACACACGATCGCCGGTATAGAGGACCTCTGTGGACAGTGGAGCCACTTCTACTGGAAGGACAAGTAAGaactttctctcctcctgtctgctCGTTCTGCTCAACCTATAGTCACGGGTAGACATGTACACATTACACACTTCATCTCTGACTTCTCGCAGCTTTATATGACTCAGTTTAAAGACGAAGAACCTGCAGTGAAACTGGAGGAAAAGGAGGCAGTCTCAGTTTCCTTcattgttgttttgctttgctaTTGTTCGCTTCGGGAATGTTCAGCTTGCGCCATCAGCAGTGACACTTCTTCCTCATGCTCTCTTTTACCCTCACTGTTTAAATATTGACATCACATGACTGCATTATATTACAacagtgtgtgcttgtgcataGTTACTTTCTGCAGCCaaagttttctttcttcagctATTAACTTCGCAAATTCTTCCTAAACAATCAAAAGaaatcaatataaaatgtacaatttagttttcttttgccTCTTCCTCTCCAGTGTTCTTCTCGTCCTTGTAGCTTTTGTTTACTCTTGTGAGACCGGTTGCAGATCTTCAGTCTAATTTAACAAGTTGAAACATGCTGTTTAAAAGATCTATTGAGGCCGTAGAATGAGAGCGGCGCCTTCACAGATATCTGTATCTCACAAGCGATGtcatctcctttctctcctcgtCAGGTTTATGAAGTTCAACAATCGAATCCTGCGCAGGATCCTGATCCGAGACAACCGGGCCGAGTCCAGCATTGTGGCGCTGTACAAGAAGCTGGAGCTGCAGAACGCCATGGAGATCCTGGACACCGTGTCCGGAGACATCAGCGCTGCGCCGTCCGTCGTCTCTCTCTAGTATGAAACCTTCATTGCGTCTCAGTTTGTCTTCATCACGTCTGCTCAGATCAAGAGTCATTTCTTTTCGTCTCTCTTTtagtgaagaaaagaaaacctctgCCAAACCCAAGAAGAAGTTCCTGGCTCCTGACCTGAAGAACATGCACGACATCCTGTCCAAGAACATGTACAAGATCAGGCAACGGGTGAGATGTGAAGAAATCCCAAAGCTTCTCTTATCGTGCATGTTAGTGGTGCAAAGTAACTTTTAGGAATGTATGCTACTTGAGTACTTTATACTTTGTACACATTTCACGATGTTTCAGGACATTACTGTATAGCTCAGTACATCTGACATACATCTGAACCTTCAGCTGCTTTCAGTCCACACAGACGTGTTTTGAATACATGGATCGACAACAGCAGCCTCAGTCTGTCACGTGCTCCTCTGCACAACTTAAACGGTCGTAAACGTCCTCTGACGTAGCGGCTTGAACAGACGAGAGCTCTGCATCCTGAGATCTCTGTTTGTTTGACGTGTTAGTCTGCGATCAGGTGAatttacattgttttcatcCCAGTTTGACGAACAGGAAACAGACTCTCTGTACTCTCACGATGATATTCTGACTGCAGCTCTGGAGCGCTGCTGTTTTGCATAGCGATAGACTGCAGTCGGCTGTACTTCACCCACAGAGACGCTTTGATGTGGAGACGAATAGCCTGCGCTTCTGTTCTCCATTAGACGGATCGTCTTATTTTATTAGCTCCTCTTTCCAAGTCTCTCACGTCGTTACAGTTCTCGCACAGatcctgcgtcgccttctgtcTGTGACGTAGGTAGATTTAATACGTGACATCCTGAGAAGTTCGTTCTTTTACATGTGATGTTGGAATATACGGCTTTCAATTATATAAAACCGCGATACACAACAAATATAGAATCACAGTAAAATGCAGATCCctgcccctttttttttttaaatctaaccACAGTGTGCCTCgtgcctttttatttattcacttaagtcttcctgcttcttcatacttctactccactacatcacagagaaagatgtttatttgataacttcagttgctttgaagattcagattaataatacaaaatctaattaaataataatgtaatactttatattataggttgagataaaactttattgattcctcgGTGGTAGCATTAtattaattcaataatatattattctgaaatgtgtgtttttactgttggtactttaagtatattttgatgccaatacttttacttaagtaaaacagAGTATGTCTACACTGTGGTACACTTTTACAAGATGAAAATGCACTTATTGTCACCAGAGcagaatattatattgtttccTGCTCTGACTGAACAAGATGAACTCTTGTGAAACAGAGAAGACGTTTCCCTCAAGAACAATGGCAACTTTTCAGAGTGTCTGAAGTGTTTGGTTTTAGGTCTGACTAATGGCTGCAGGACAGAAGTATCCATGTTGATAGTGAGGTTGACGTCGCACGGAAGAGGTTAGTGTGGCAGCTCGTAAAGTCCAGACGGAGACACGGACCCTTTCAGTTCAAACAGGTGTGGCCAGTTTTGGTTGAGTAATCCGAGCTATAAAGAACGCCGTCTCCTCTGAAAGCATCTGAACTTTCTACATGTCTCGTTGAGCTGAAGTCATTGTGGCCGCCTGTTGGCTCTCTTGTGACtttattaaagaataaaaaggtGGAATCTGCTGTGTAATGTTGTATTGTGaaccttttttctttcactAGACGGTGGCGTACACAAATAAGCACTCCCTGCCCAACGACAGCCACGCCAGAGAGATTTTGATAAGACGCCACGCCAGCATCCGCCGCAGTATCCGACCTGGCAGCTTTCAGTCAACGGTAAGCATGAGTCTCTGTAACTGTGGCTGGTGTACACTCAGGGTGTTACATGAGTTCTACAatatgttttcagcctcttagtTCAACGTCTCGTCGCTACACTGAGATGAGCGCGTGCCGTGTTAAACGTGAGGTCCCCATCCCTCGttcatttttctctccctcattcTGCTGTTTTATTCCCATGTTGATCTCAGATGGTGCCAAAATCCCAGAAATacttctctcttcctgctgggAAAAGTCTAGACTCAAAATTCCCCCCTGGGAGGCAGAGCTTCGCAGGTGAGCCTCTCAAACCAcatacattttctcatttatcGAGGACCTTTTTCGGTGTTACTTGCATGACTGCATTTTTACCATTTCCTTCACCTGTCCCAGATGATCAGGAAACCATGTCAGAGGTGGCCTACCCTTCCAGACGCTCTCGGTTTGGCCAGCCCGcacgctcctcctcctccagagccaTGATGCCTCTACGCAGGCTGGACACCCTGACGGAGGCGTCCTCTGTCGACATGCTGGATGAAAGTAAACGGGAGGACAGAGGCCCGTCGAGGCGTGCCACATCTAGAACGAACTCCTCCAGTAATTCCCATATCCCCGCTCCTCACCGTCACCTCCCCTCTCCTGTAGACTATGACAGCGGCTCAGCGGATAACTTTAGAAACGGGCATCATGAAGgtgaagaagagcagcagctgcC
This portion of the Cottoperca gobio chromosome 21, fCotGob3.1, whole genome shotgun sequence genome encodes:
- the slc9a2 gene encoding sodium/hydrogen exchanger 2, translated to MDLSITRRTGVLLFIFTFSSLLYGSRGEIPQKPTGGVTILPPIKPDNGPQAFPDAEKASLPVFTMDYQRIQIPFEITLWVLLASFAKIGFHVYHKITIWVPESCLLISIGLIVGGIMHSVHEEPPAVLTSTAFFLYMLPPIVLDSGYFMPTRPFFENIGTVLWFAVVGTLWNSIGIGMSLFAICQIEAFGVQDINLQENLLFATIISAVDPVAVLSVFEDVSVNEQLYIVVFGECLFNDAVTVVLYNMFNFVADMPVVEPVDVFLGVARFFVVGFGGMGFGILFGFVAAFTTRFTSRVREIEPLFIFMYSYLAYLVAELFAISSIMAIVTCALTMKYYVEENVSQRSCTTIRHVIKMLGSISETLIFFFLGVVTITTEHEWNWGYILFTLLFAFVWRGLGILVLTQIINPFRTIPFNLQDQFGLAYGGLRGAISFALVFTLPDNIGRKPLFVTATIAIILFTVFLQGISIRPLIEFINVRRTIRNLDTINAEIHSRLMEHTIAGIEDLCGQWSHFYWKDKFMKFNNRILRRILIRDNRAESSIVALYKKLELQNAMEILDTVSGDISAAPSVVSLYEEKKTSAKPKKKFLAPDLKNMHDILSKNMYKIRQRTVAYTNKHSLPNDSHAREILIRRHASIRRSIRPGSFQSTMVPKSQKYFSLPAGKSLDSKFPPGRQSFADDQETMSEVAYPSRRSRFGQPARSSSSRAMMPLRRLDTLTEASSVDMLDESKREDRGPSRRATSRTNSSSNSHIPAPHRHLPSPVDYDSGSADNFRNGHHEGEEEQQLPSSPPPSWAAEPGDSAAQNPLLRRPQWNPKK